In the Thermococcus sp. MAR1 genome, one interval contains:
- a CDS encoding ABC transporter substrate-binding protein → MKAKAAMALLVVFLVAFSVVASGCIGGGKGETTTIPQSPTTTSSAGGQTTTSPAGTGTSTTQSPAPPELKPGIAEMDNVYVIVTDKSVVIVGPKGASPTVNIPSGKKVIRVEYEVDTANTPDVKTLMEQGQGFGAIDPAFFRDEHVDALIIAARRQTDPTIRTELFKAVYILGNKLVPEVILGQNRQLRVYWNWVKGRYYHPTLAERYDLLSEDQNAPSVKIGIKDYKNDPETYTIATFGWPESFDPAMTYETFGWEIWHEIGDTLVTYWKENTEQVSPDLAVAWAHNKDGTEWYFLIRGGVKAYDPWDDKTYPIDATDVAFTFLRVERLGHSVSWMVDAFMDVNHSSALTEEEFDQYLKEHPLIAEFNGKSTTVKSLDELKQFFGYSGDTAGVFKLVLPAPYAPVLGILADPFLSVVPMEYLLGDKYQEALQASDNGHDPSAWWNYLSEGKSDPTHQLMHNKPVGTGPFYVADYQKDAYIVLEYNPHYWNATANPGHRRVIYIINSDAMARINIFKTGTADVVAIPPEKMDTVKGLELNGFKSIVQTDILQPILTFLVFNTQREPFNDPLVREALAYAVPYDQISKIVYQGLLERNYGPIPKPWPGYTEEGITQYKYNLAKAQQLLQQAGVDPSKYKIELIYNEGNSAREKIMTLLQNVWSQLGFQVTVNSYNWPTYLDKTEHGEYDVYVVGWVPDYLDSDNWVGPFLYGATEFKSLEVTVS, encoded by the coding sequence ATGAAGGCAAAGGCTGCAATGGCCCTGCTGGTTGTCTTTTTAGTGGCTTTTTCTGTTGTTGCTAGCGGCTGCATTGGTGGAGGTAAGGGAGAGACCACTACCATCCCACAGAGCCCGACCACGACTTCTAGTGCTGGTGGACAGACCACCACTTCTCCAGCCGGAACTGGAACCTCAACAACACAGTCCCCCGCTCCCCCGGAGCTTAAGCCGGGAATAGCCGAGATGGACAACGTCTACGTCATAGTCACTGACAAAAGCGTTGTGATAGTCGGTCCGAAGGGCGCCAGCCCCACCGTGAACATCCCAAGTGGAAAGAAGGTCATAAGGGTTGAATACGAGGTTGACACTGCCAACACCCCGGACGTTAAGACTCTCATGGAACAGGGCCAGGGATTCGGTGCGATTGACCCGGCTTTCTTCCGCGACGAGCACGTGGATGCCCTCATCATTGCGGCAAGGCGCCAGACTGACCCAACCATAAGAACCGAGCTCTTCAAGGCCGTTTACATACTCGGAAATAAGCTGGTTCCCGAGGTTATCCTCGGTCAGAACAGGCAACTCCGCGTTTACTGGAACTGGGTCAAGGGACGCTACTACCACCCGACCCTTGCGGAGCGCTACGACCTCCTCAGCGAGGATCAGAACGCTCCCTCAGTCAAGATAGGTATCAAGGACTACAAGAACGATCCCGAGACCTACACCATCGCCACCTTCGGCTGGCCGGAGAGCTTTGACCCGGCGATGACCTACGAGACCTTTGGATGGGAGATATGGCACGAGATAGGTGATACCCTCGTTACCTACTGGAAGGAGAACACCGAGCAGGTCAGCCCCGATCTGGCCGTTGCCTGGGCCCACAACAAGGACGGTACTGAGTGGTACTTCCTAATCCGCGGTGGGGTAAAGGCCTACGACCCGTGGGACGACAAGACCTATCCGATCGACGCCACCGACGTGGCCTTCACGTTCCTCCGCGTTGAGAGGCTCGGCCACAGCGTCAGCTGGATGGTTGACGCCTTCATGGACGTCAACCACTCTTCAGCTCTCACCGAGGAGGAGTTCGACCAGTACCTCAAGGAGCACCCGCTCATAGCCGAGTTCAACGGCAAGAGCACAACCGTGAAGAGCCTCGACGAGCTCAAGCAGTTCTTCGGCTACAGCGGTGACACCGCGGGAGTCTTCAAGCTCGTCCTCCCGGCGCCATACGCCCCGGTCCTTGGAATACTCGCCGACCCGTTCCTCAGCGTCGTCCCAATGGAGTACCTTCTCGGTGACAAGTACCAGGAGGCCCTCCAGGCGAGCGACAACGGCCACGACCCGAGCGCCTGGTGGAACTACCTAAGCGAGGGCAAGAGTGACCCGACCCACCAGCTTATGCACAACAAGCCCGTCGGAACCGGACCATTCTACGTTGCGGACTACCAGAAGGACGCCTACATAGTCCTCGAGTACAACCCGCACTACTGGAACGCCACCGCCAACCCAGGCCACAGGAGGGTCATCTACATCATAAACAGCGACGCTATGGCGAGGATTAACATATTCAAGACCGGAACCGCGGACGTCGTTGCGATTCCGCCCGAGAAGATGGACACGGTTAAAGGCCTCGAGCTCAACGGATTCAAGTCAATCGTTCAGACGGACATCCTCCAGCCGATACTGACCTTCCTCGTCTTTAACACCCAGAGGGAACCCTTCAACGACCCGCTCGTCAGGGAGGCACTCGCCTACGCCGTTCCGTACGACCAGATATCCAAGATCGTGTACCAGGGACTGCTCGAAAGGAACTACGGTCCGATACCGAAGCCGTGGCCCGGCTACACCGAGGAGGGCATAACCCAGTACAAGTACAACCTCGCCAAGGCCCAGCAGCTTCTCCAGCAGGCCGGTGTTGACCCGTCCAAGTACAAGATCGAGCTCATCTACAACGAGGGCAACAGTGCCCGTGAGAAGATAATGACCCTCCTCCAGAACGTCTGGAGCCAGCTCGGCTTCCAGGTCACCGTCAACAGCTACAACTGGCCGACCTACCTCGACAAGACCGAGCACGGCGAGTACGACGTCTACGTCGTTGGATGGGTCCCGGACTACCTTGACTCCGACAACTGGGTTGGCCCATTCCTCTACGGTGCCACCGAGTTCAAGAGCCTGGAGGTAACCGTGAGCTGA
- a CDS encoding ABC transporter permease — MANLRKFLIRRLLTFVPTLIGVTLIVFLIAYVIPADVARAWAGGEKASQAYMEQIRKEYHLDEPWYDQYWFLISGLARNSIVDPRTSNYVFDDISERFPITFELALMAFFFILIIGIPLGIISALKRNTWVDTVIRFFALTGVSMPVFWLGYLLIYVFFVEVHWITLAGFPAPPEHQITHIPMIDALLTGDFDTLSQHIHRLWLPGFTLGFMGAGVLARFVRNSFLEAIGSDYVGFLKAKGVPKRGIYRHALKNAMVPIVTVLGLQFGGLLGGTPITETVFGLPGMGSYVIESIRNLDFPAVVAITMVFALIFLITNLVVDILYALIDPRVRY; from the coding sequence TTGGCGAACCTGAGGAAGTTCCTTATAAGGAGGCTCCTCACCTTCGTACCAACCCTCATTGGAGTCACGCTCATAGTGTTTTTGATAGCGTACGTTATCCCCGCGGATGTTGCAAGGGCCTGGGCTGGGGGCGAGAAGGCGAGCCAGGCTTACATGGAGCAGATACGGAAGGAGTACCACCTCGACGAGCCCTGGTACGACCAGTACTGGTTTTTGATCAGCGGGCTTGCACGGAACAGTATAGTTGATCCGAGGACGTCGAACTACGTCTTTGACGACATAAGCGAGAGGTTCCCCATAACGTTTGAGCTGGCGTTGATGGCGTTCTTCTTCATATTGATAATAGGCATCCCGCTCGGTATAATCTCTGCCCTAAAGCGCAACACTTGGGTGGATACTGTTATAAGGTTCTTTGCCCTCACGGGTGTCTCGATGCCGGTTTTCTGGCTGGGTTATCTTCTCATCTACGTGTTCTTTGTTGAGGTGCACTGGATAACGCTGGCCGGCTTTCCAGCTCCCCCTGAGCATCAAATAACCCACATCCCAATGATAGATGCCCTGCTGACGGGCGACTTCGACACACTCAGCCAGCACATTCACCGGCTCTGGCTGCCCGGATTCACGCTTGGATTCATGGGCGCTGGTGTTCTGGCCAGGTTTGTTAGGAACAGCTTCCTTGAGGCAATAGGGAGCGATTACGTGGGCTTCCTAAAGGCCAAGGGTGTTCCGAAGAGGGGCATCTACCGCCACGCCCTCAAGAACGCGATGGTTCCCATAGTTACCGTCCTCGGCCTCCAGTTCGGCGGCCTCCTTGGGGGAACCCCCATCACCGAGACCGTCTTTGGCCTGCCCGGAATGGGCTCGTACGTCATAGAGTCCATCAGAAACCTCGACTTCCCGGCAGTTGTTGCGATAACCATGGTCTTCGCCCTGATATTCCTCATAACGAACCTCGTCGTGGACATACTCTACGCGCTGATAGACCCGAGGGTGAGGTACTAG
- a CDS encoding ABC transporter permease has protein sequence MGREEYKKNVLDRLSDALVEALGSFISLFRRDWKRKNRSKMEEWKLMLYALNRSPPGLIGFVLVLMFVFLGLFGPSLAPWSYRFFPSNYNFETYLAPPGSTYTMNVTELQGDNIIQYTATIHYVLGGDHYGRDLVSLILYGARVSFVISIIVIALGVPLGIILGLIAGYYGGKVDELVMRITDVFLAFPPLILAIAFSAVLPQRLQNFISAHETVQSFVLWLFALEPQDAGNLGKLLAVILAMIIVWWPAYARITRGSTLTERENLYVEAARAIGLSSRTIMFKHILPNIIGPILVYITLDFGGVILMEAGLSFLGLGATPPIADWGRIVYDGSQYFPEKWWLVTFSGFMIMLVALGWNLLGDTMRDILDPKTRRSIEFKVKKSEEGENNA, from the coding sequence ATGGGGAGAGAAGAATACAAGAAGAACGTCCTCGATAGGCTCTCCGATGCCTTAGTTGAAGCCCTTGGTTCATTCATCAGTCTCTTCAGAAGGGACTGGAAAAGGAAGAACCGCTCCAAGATGGAAGAGTGGAAGCTCATGCTCTACGCCCTAAACCGCTCGCCCCCGGGACTTATAGGCTTCGTACTGGTGTTGATGTTTGTGTTCCTCGGCCTCTTCGGCCCCAGCTTAGCGCCCTGGAGTTATCGCTTCTTCCCGAGCAACTACAACTTTGAGACATACCTCGCTCCCCCGGGTTCAACTTACACCATGAACGTCACCGAACTCCAGGGGGATAACATAATCCAGTACACCGCCACGATACACTACGTCCTCGGTGGGGACCACTACGGCAGGGATCTCGTCAGTCTCATCCTCTACGGCGCTAGGGTGTCTTTCGTAATATCCATAATCGTTATCGCCTTGGGCGTTCCTTTGGGCATCATCCTGGGTTTGATAGCGGGCTACTATGGTGGCAAGGTGGACGAGCTTGTGATGCGCATCACGGACGTTTTCCTCGCCTTCCCGCCGCTCATACTGGCCATAGCTTTCTCCGCCGTGCTCCCCCAGAGGCTTCAGAACTTCATCTCTGCCCATGAGACCGTTCAGAGCTTTGTGCTGTGGCTCTTCGCGCTCGAACCCCAGGACGCTGGCAACCTCGGAAAGCTCCTCGCGGTCATACTGGCGATGATAATCGTCTGGTGGCCGGCCTACGCAAGGATCACGCGCGGTTCAACTCTCACCGAGAGGGAGAACCTCTACGTTGAGGCGGCAAGGGCTATAGGTCTGAGCTCAAGAACGATAATGTTCAAGCATATACTTCCCAACATCATAGGCCCGATACTCGTCTACATCACCCTCGACTTTGGTGGTGTCATCTTGATGGAGGCTGGCCTGAGCTTTCTCGGTCTGGGTGCAACGCCGCCCATAGCGGACTGGGGAAGGATAGTCTACGACGGCTCCCAGTACTTCCCGGAGAAGTGGTGGCTGGTCACGTTCTCGGGTTTCATGATCATGCTCGTTGCCCTCGGCTGGAACCTCCTCGGGGACACGATGAGGGACATCCTCGACCCGAAGACGAGGAGGAGCATAGAGTTCAAGGTCAAGAAGAGCGAGGAGGGTGAGAACAATGCCTGA
- a CDS encoding ABC transporter ATP-binding protein, producing MPEPILEVRDLTVHFYTYAGIVKAIERVSFDVYRGETFALVGETGCGKSVTSRALTQLIESPGRIVEGSVIYHREDGSSVDLLKLSQEEIRDIRGKEIAYIFQDPHASLDPLYTVGYQIAEAMVVHNTVKDWKEGFRRAVDILRRVLIPDPESRVKNYPHELSGGMKQRVVIGTGVSNNPKILIADEPTTALDVTVQAQILDLMNKLKEEYNTTVILITHNMGVVAEMADRVAVMYAGKIVEIGTVDQIFKNPLHPYTQGLLRAVPNPMAKIERLETIPGTVPNLIEPPSGCRFHPRCPKAMGVCKERVPELKEMEPGHFVACHLY from the coding sequence ATGCCTGAGCCAATCCTTGAGGTTCGAGACCTGACTGTTCACTTTTACACCTACGCTGGAATAGTCAAGGCCATCGAAAGGGTTTCCTTCGACGTTTACCGCGGTGAGACCTTTGCCCTCGTCGGGGAAACCGGTTGCGGAAAGAGCGTCACCTCGAGGGCATTAACCCAGCTCATCGAGAGTCCGGGAAGAATCGTCGAGGGGAGCGTGATATACCATCGTGAGGATGGCTCTTCCGTGGACCTGCTGAAGCTTTCTCAGGAGGAGATACGGGATATCCGAGGTAAAGAAATCGCCTATATCTTCCAAGACCCGCATGCCTCACTTGATCCCCTCTACACCGTTGGCTATCAGATAGCCGAGGCGATGGTCGTTCACAACACCGTGAAGGACTGGAAGGAGGGCTTCAGAAGGGCAGTAGACATACTCCGGCGCGTCCTAATCCCGGACCCGGAGAGCAGGGTGAAGAACTATCCTCACGAGTTGAGCGGAGGAATGAAGCAGCGTGTTGTTATAGGAACCGGAGTGTCCAACAACCCAAAGATACTCATAGCAGACGAGCCAACCACAGCTCTGGACGTTACGGTTCAGGCCCAGATCCTCGACCTCATGAACAAGCTCAAGGAGGAGTACAACACCACGGTCATACTCATCACCCACAACATGGGCGTTGTCGCAGAGATGGCCGACCGCGTTGCCGTTATGTACGCGGGTAAGATAGTTGAGATAGGCACCGTCGACCAGATATTCAAGAACCCGCTTCACCCATACACGCAGGGGCTCCTGCGCGCGGTTCCAAATCCGATGGCAAAGATAGAGCGCCTTGAGACGATACCCGGAACGGTTCCGAACCTGATAGAACCTCCCAGCGGCTGTCGCTTCCACCCCAGGTGTCCGAAGGCCATGGGAGTCTGCAAGGAGAGGGTTCCCGAGCTGAAGGAGATGGAACCCGGCCACTTCGTGGCCTGCCACCTGTACTGA
- a CDS encoding ABC transporter ATP-binding protein, whose amino-acid sequence MSEPILEVKNLKKYFPIRGLFRTEGYVKAVDDISFTINRGETFGLVGESGCGKTTTGRTILRLIEPTSGQIIFQGKDVTKLKGEEMKWFRRKAQIMFQDPYSSLNPRQTVFEIIMEPVKFHGIEVDDPEEFVVKLLESVGLNEMHLYRYPHEFSGGQRQRIALARLLALRPEFIVLDEPTSALDVSVQANILNTMKDLQRQFGFTYLFISHDLGVVKYMSHRMGVMYLGKLVEVGPAEEIFENPLHPYTKFLLSAIPVPDPELARELKAKRMKVEGEPPSPINPPAGCRFHPRCPFAKAGLCDKKEPPLIEVESGHYVACWLYGKA is encoded by the coding sequence ATGAGCGAACCGATACTTGAGGTTAAGAACCTCAAAAAGTACTTCCCAATTAGGGGACTCTTCAGAACGGAGGGCTACGTCAAGGCCGTTGATGACATTAGCTTCACGATAAACAGGGGTGAAACCTTCGGCCTCGTCGGTGAGAGCGGATGCGGAAAAACGACCACTGGGAGGACGATCCTTCGCCTCATAGAGCCCACCAGCGGTCAAATCATCTTTCAGGGGAAGGACGTCACAAAGCTCAAGGGGGAGGAGATGAAGTGGTTCAGGCGGAAGGCCCAGATAATGTTCCAGGACCCCTACTCATCCCTGAACCCCAGGCAGACGGTCTTTGAAATAATCATGGAACCGGTCAAGTTCCACGGCATAGAGGTTGACGACCCGGAGGAGTTTGTGGTAAAACTTCTGGAGAGCGTCGGCCTCAACGAGATGCACCTCTACCGCTATCCGCATGAGTTCAGCGGCGGTCAGAGGCAGAGAATAGCCCTCGCCAGACTGCTGGCCCTCAGGCCGGAGTTCATAGTCCTCGACGAGCCCACATCGGCCCTCGACGTTTCGGTTCAGGCCAACATCCTCAACACGATGAAGGACCTCCAGAGACAGTTTGGCTTCACCTACCTGTTTATCAGCCACGATCTCGGTGTAGTTAAGTACATGAGCCACAGGATGGGCGTTATGTACCTCGGGAAGCTCGTTGAGGTCGGGCCCGCTGAGGAGATATTCGAGAACCCACTCCACCCATACACTAAGTTCCTGCTGTCTGCCATACCTGTTCCAGACCCTGAGCTTGCCAGGGAACTCAAAGCCAAGCGCATGAAGGTTGAGGGAGAGCCGCCCAGTCCGATAAACCCGCCCGCTGGATGTCGCTTCCACCCGAGGTGTCCCTTCGCGAAGGCAGGCCTATGCGACAAGAAGGAGCCGCCCCTCATAGAGGTCGAGAGCGGTCACTACGTTGCCTGCTGGCTCTACGGCAAGGCGTGA
- a CDS encoding dephospho-CoA kinase — translation MIIIVTGMPGSGKSKIVKEFERRGFPSVSMGDVVREETAKRGLELTKENVAKVSIRLRQELGQNAVAKLTVEKVKVLLKESPVVVIDGVRSLDEVGTFRSAFPDEEIVIIAVHTPPRLRFERLRARGRHDDPRTWEDFEERDWKELKFGIGNVIAMADYMVVNDCSREEYGERVRELVDRILSEH, via the coding sequence ATGATAATCATCGTGACTGGAATGCCAGGGTCTGGAAAGAGTAAAATCGTCAAGGAGTTCGAGAGGAGAGGCTTTCCGAGCGTTTCTATGGGGGACGTCGTGAGGGAGGAGACGGCAAAGCGCGGTCTGGAACTTACCAAGGAAAACGTTGCCAAGGTCAGCATACGGTTGAGGCAGGAGCTTGGCCAGAACGCGGTGGCAAAGCTTACCGTTGAGAAGGTCAAGGTTCTTCTGAAGGAGAGCCCTGTTGTAGTCATCGACGGAGTCCGCTCCCTCGATGAAGTTGGCACTTTTCGGAGTGCCTTTCCCGATGAGGAGATAGTGATAATCGCAGTCCACACACCTCCAAGGCTCCGCTTCGAGAGACTCAGAGCAAGGGGCAGACACGACGATCCGAGAACGTGGGAGGACTTCGAGGAGCGCGATTGGAAAGAGCTGAAATTCGGCATAGGGAACGTCATCGCAATGGCGGACTACATGGTGGTGAACGACTGTAGCAGGGAGGAGTACGGGGAGAGGGTGAGGGAGCTCGTTGACAGGATTCTATCCGAGCATTGA
- a CDS encoding ZIP family metal transporter, with translation MLENFVANLAEWILSISNGEIMWVAFYAGLFVALMTSLGAMVVIFAKSLPEGGVDFALSFAAGVMIVAAFTSLILPAIESTGSFSPAGIGIALGVLLIYAIDRFLPHEHLVKGYEGPKSMKDKLRKVWLLVIAVIIHNLPEGLAVGTSLVYNLEVGLVTTIAIGIQDFPEGTVVSLPLATIQKKRLQPIAMGVLSGFAEMAMVLLGAYFFSLFAWLLPYGLGLAGGAMLYVTVKEMIPEIYRGEKGDTLITLGFFLGFYVMLFLDSMLG, from the coding sequence GTGTTAGAGAACTTCGTGGCCAATCTTGCGGAGTGGATACTGAGCATCTCGAACGGCGAAATCATGTGGGTTGCCTTCTATGCCGGACTTTTCGTCGCCCTCATGACATCTCTCGGAGCTATGGTGGTGATATTCGCCAAGAGCCTCCCCGAGGGCGGCGTTGACTTTGCCCTCAGCTTCGCCGCAGGCGTGATGATAGTGGCGGCCTTCACGAGCCTCATTCTGCCGGCGATAGAGAGCACCGGCTCCTTTTCACCTGCCGGAATCGGGATAGCACTCGGGGTACTGCTCATCTACGCCATAGACCGCTTTCTCCCACACGAGCACCTTGTTAAAGGCTACGAGGGACCCAAATCCATGAAGGACAAGCTGAGGAAGGTCTGGCTTCTCGTCATAGCGGTGATAATCCACAATCTACCGGAGGGACTCGCCGTTGGGACGTCCCTCGTCTACAACCTTGAGGTCGGTCTGGTGACCACTATAGCCATCGGAATCCAGGACTTTCCGGAGGGAACGGTCGTCTCGCTGCCCCTCGCGACGATACAGAAGAAGCGCCTCCAGCCGATAGCGATGGGAGTGCTGAGCGGCTTCGCCGAGATGGCGATGGTACTCCTTGGGGCGTATTTCTTCAGCCTCTTTGCCTGGCTTTTGCCCTACGGCCTCGGTTTAGCAGGAGGGGCGATGCTCTACGTAACGGTCAAAGAGATGATACCCGAGATATACAGGGGAGAAAAGGGCGACACGCTGATAACCCTGGGATTCTTCCTGGGCTTCTACGTGATGCTGTTCCTCGACTCAATGCTCGGATAG
- a CDS encoding RNA-binding domain-containing protein, with protein sequence MELFEEVEVEAYVYPTEDIEKVKKAMLNLVHDLEFEAFDRGDYVILTGKTRSRKALSRLYELFRGQAILDTARSFLEEGYFGEEIIVKVNKQAAYAGVVNFNEESPLGPITIIIRTKDPQRLMKWLAPRTKDGVPIE encoded by the coding sequence ATGGAACTCTTCGAGGAAGTCGAGGTTGAGGCTTACGTTTACCCGACAGAGGACATCGAGAAGGTTAAGAAGGCGATGCTGAACCTTGTCCATGACCTGGAGTTCGAGGCGTTCGATAGGGGCGATTACGTCATTCTAACCGGTAAAACGAGAAGCAGGAAAGCGTTAAGCAGGCTCTACGAACTCTTCCGCGGCCAGGCAATACTCGACACAGCAAGGAGTTTTCTTGAGGAGGGCTACTTTGGCGAGGAGATCATCGTGAAGGTAAACAAGCAGGCGGCCTACGCTGGAGTTGTTAACTTCAACGAGGAATCCCCGCTGGGCCCGATAACGATAATCATAAGGACGAAAGACCCGCAGAGGTTGATGAAGTGGCTCGCACCGAGGACGAAGGATGGGGTGCCGATAGAGTAG
- a CDS encoding ABC transporter permease, with translation MSDFWVMAKKELWNLFRDKKLVFGLVVVPLILLPVMGKAVNIGMEQAQGETQVTIVNFDEGAYGNLLIKALEVAPNVTVTVVNATTLDEAIQQAIQQKQNVLVVIPPDFTAKLQANETATVEIYGIFMSISTGIKESVSEGRINAVLGILSDEIARIKVKNLGAGNPDAILQPIRTESKSVINNNVVNVSPTAVSSVIAAQAFTIPLIVFMMVMITSQMAAGAIASEKENKTLETLLTLPVARTKIVAAKIFGTAMMGLVAAIAYMIGMRYYMSSFGLGSSGVSLEDLGLVVTPTGALMFALVVFLTIIIALSLAMIVATFAEDVQSATTLVSAVILPLAFPAFLLMYTDINDLPALVKYVLLAVPFTHPVVDYRYVLLSSYTPIAISMAYLTVVAVAILYATAWLFSTERILTAGVSWGRRKKKKATE, from the coding sequence TTGAGCGACTTCTGGGTCATGGCCAAGAAAGAACTCTGGAACCTCTTCAGGGACAAGAAGCTCGTCTTTGGCCTCGTGGTCGTCCCGCTGATACTGCTTCCGGTGATGGGAAAGGCCGTGAACATCGGCATGGAGCAGGCCCAGGGAGAGACACAGGTCACGATAGTCAACTTCGACGAAGGAGCCTACGGAAACCTGCTGATAAAGGCCCTAGAGGTTGCTCCTAACGTCACGGTAACCGTGGTGAACGCGACGACGCTTGACGAGGCCATTCAACAGGCCATCCAGCAGAAACAGAACGTTCTCGTGGTCATTCCTCCAGACTTCACGGCCAAGCTCCAGGCCAACGAGACCGCCACAGTCGAGATATACGGCATCTTCATGAGCATAAGCACGGGCATAAAGGAGAGCGTCAGCGAAGGCAGGATAAACGCCGTTCTCGGGATACTCAGCGACGAAATAGCCAGGATAAAGGTGAAGAACCTCGGCGCGGGCAATCCAGACGCCATACTACAGCCGATAAGGACCGAGAGCAAGTCCGTCATAAACAACAATGTCGTGAACGTGTCTCCAACCGCGGTTTCAAGCGTTATAGCGGCCCAGGCCTTCACGATACCGCTCATAGTCTTCATGATGGTCATGATAACCTCCCAGATGGCGGCCGGAGCCATAGCGAGCGAGAAGGAGAACAAGACGCTGGAGACGCTCCTCACCCTCCCCGTGGCGAGGACGAAGATAGTCGCGGCGAAGATATTCGGAACGGCCATGATGGGTCTGGTAGCGGCTATAGCATACATGATAGGCATGCGCTACTACATGAGCTCCTTTGGGCTGGGTTCGAGCGGGGTGAGCCTCGAAGACCTGGGTCTGGTCGTCACCCCCACGGGGGCGCTGATGTTTGCCCTGGTTGTGTTCCTGACGATAATAATCGCCCTCAGCTTAGCCATGATAGTGGCGACCTTTGCAGAGGACGTCCAGAGCGCCACAACGCTGGTCAGCGCGGTTATCCTGCCCCTGGCATTTCCGGCCTTCCTGCTGATGTACACCGACATAAACGACCTTCCAGCCCTCGTTAAGTACGTCCTGCTGGCGGTGCCCTTCACACATCCTGTGGTGGACTACCGCTACGTCCTCCTCAGCAGCTACACGCCGATAGCGATAAGCATGGCTTACCTAACTGTGGTGGCGGTCGCCATACTCTACGCCACGGCATGGCTGTTCTCAACGGAGAGAATCCTCACGGCAGGGGTCAGCTGGGGCAGAAGGAAGAAGAAAAAAGCAACCGAGTGA
- a CDS encoding ABC transporter ATP-binding protein produces MAMVEVLNLEKDYGKVKALRGISFSINEGEIFGLIGPNGAGKSTTLKILATLLKPTGGRAKIAGHDVVKEADRVREIISYLPEEAGAYKNLTGYEYLQFMAKLYAKDEGKAKKMLELGVKLSGLGERLDDKVSTYSKGMTRKLLIARALMVKPKLAILDEPASGLDIVNAYAIRQMIRRFSRTEGVTFLLSSHNMLEVEFLCHRVALINEGQIVEVGTPKELKEKYEAENLEEVFMRAVGVNIGEPIGGEGA; encoded by the coding sequence ATGGCAATGGTTGAGGTTCTGAACCTGGAGAAGGACTACGGAAAGGTGAAGGCCCTCAGGGGGATAAGCTTCTCCATCAACGAGGGCGAAATATTTGGCCTAATAGGGCCCAACGGTGCCGGGAAGAGCACGACGCTGAAAATACTCGCAACCCTTCTCAAACCGACCGGGGGGAGGGCAAAAATAGCGGGCCACGACGTGGTGAAGGAGGCCGACAGGGTCAGGGAAATCATCAGCTACCTGCCTGAGGAGGCTGGGGCGTACAAGAACCTCACCGGCTACGAATACCTTCAGTTCATGGCGAAGCTGTACGCCAAGGACGAGGGGAAAGCTAAAAAGATGCTCGAACTCGGCGTCAAGCTTTCCGGTTTGGGCGAGAGGCTCGACGACAAGGTTTCTACATACTCCAAGGGAATGACGAGGAAGCTCCTCATAGCGAGGGCCCTGATGGTAAAACCCAAGCTCGCGATACTGGACGAACCTGCCAGTGGGCTTGACATCGTGAACGCATACGCCATAAGGCAGATGATAAGGCGCTTTTCAAGGACTGAAGGGGTTACGTTCCTGCTCTCAAGCCACAACATGCTTGAGGTGGAGTTCCTCTGCCACCGGGTCGCCCTGATAAACGAGGGACAGATAGTAGAGGTGGGAACGCCAAAGGAACTGAAGGAGAAGTACGAGGCAGAGAACCTCGAGGAGGTCTTCATGCGCGCTGTCGGAGTGAACATCGGCGAGCCAATAGGGGGTGAAGGAGCTTGA
- a CDS encoding helix-turn-helix transcriptional regulator yields the protein MKNRLRELREAKGLTQEELAKALGVTRQTVIAIEKGKYDPSLRLAFKIARFFGVKIEDIFLYDGEGDE from the coding sequence ATGAAAAATCGCCTGCGAGAGCTAAGGGAAGCCAAAGGATTAACCCAGGAGGAACTGGCGAAGGCCTTAGGCGTGACGAGGCAGACGGTGATAGCGATTGAGAAGGGTAAATACGACCCATCGCTGAGGCTGGCCTTCAAGATAGCGCGCTTTTTCGGCGTTAAAATCGAGGATATATTCCTTTACGATGGTGAGGGGGATGAGTAA
- a CDS encoding DUF2178 domain-containing protein produces MNELILVSLVALIGGGLLGHFMTRTMMSIGVPPDERAFEIAKLSAARTLELVLLVTVAALYYSWLVLRDERCTNLAVLIFATIFLGNLIFRAYYARRM; encoded by the coding sequence ATGAACGAACTCATCTTGGTCTCGTTGGTTGCCTTGATTGGAGGCGGACTCCTGGGCCATTTCATGACCCGGACGATGATGAGCATTGGAGTTCCCCCGGACGAGAGGGCCTTCGAGATAGCCAAACTCTCAGCGGCGAGAACCCTGGAGCTCGTCCTTCTCGTTACAGTGGCGGCGCTCTACTACTCGTGGCTGGTTCTCAGGGACGAACGGTGCACCAACCTCGCCGTCCTGATATTCGCTACCATATTCCTCGGCAACCTGATCTTCAGAGCCTATTATGCCAGGAGGATGTGA